Proteins found in one Passer domesticus isolate bPasDom1 chromosome 16, bPasDom1.hap1, whole genome shotgun sequence genomic segment:
- the ZGPAT gene encoding zinc finger CCCH-type with G patch domain-containing protein has translation MDEQSLAAAIQSYSAQLEQVRLALGAARDPSQRSDLLQLQEDLKQLIELTESSLVAVKKSKLLATLDTDGASSSSSPAGVPGQHSHLEGSAQDEEYAAFQEAIAGLGADGEPPADDNEIPSEREGETGDKPKPKCSEEEEESEREEEEEEELSGMKVKAPYYSSWGTLEYHNAMIVGTEELEDGSAGVRVLYLYPTHKALKPCPFFLDDKCRFKESCRFSHGQVVPVEELQPFQEPDLSSLGVGSACLAKHSDGIWYTAKITDVDSGYYTVKFDSLLLKEAVLEGDSVIPPLRSEEAAESGESDEDSVDDSGYAKVIDSGVPENGEWSPACSSSFAGWEAHTRGIGSKLLVQMGYEFGKGLGKNGEGRVEPVQAVVLPRGKSLDQCAEVLQKKKQGKLEPGKSRKSRAKGSSSGQPGGRKAPRNVFDFLNEKLRGKSAGDKAGGMALPQRSSKEIYHASKSTKKALSVSLFQTAEKIEQTQRDILGIQQALERNIGRHSIAAAQLEKKLANAHKQLGQLQAQEARLQREQKKAETHKKMTEF, from the exons ATGGACGAGCAGAGCCTGGCCGCGGCGATCCAGAGCTACAGCGCGCAGCTGGAGCAGGTGCGGCTGGCGCTGGGCGCCGCCCGGGACCCCTCGCAGCGCTcggacctgctgcagctgcaggaggacttGAAGCAGCTCATAGAACTGACCGAGTCCAGCCTGGTGGCCGTGAAAAAGAGCAAACTGCTGGCCACTCTGGACACGGAtggcgcctcctcctcctcctccccagcagggGTCCCGGGGCAGCATTCCCACCTGGAGGGCTCTGCCCAGGATGAGGAGTACGCTGCTTTCCAGGAAGCcattgctgggctgggagcagatggGGAGCCTCCAGCTGATGACAACGAGATCCcctcagagagagagggagaaacgggggacaaacccaaacccaagtgcagtgaagaggaggaggagtctgagagagaggaggaggaggaggaggagctgagtGGCATGAAGGTTAAAGCCCCCTACTACAGCTCCTGGGGCACCCTGGAGTACCACAATGCCATGATTGTGGGGacagaggagctggaggatgGCAGTGCAGGGGTCAGGGTGCTCTACCTGTACCCCACCCACAAGGCCCTGAAGCCCTGCCCGTTCTTCCTGGATGACAAGTGCAGATTTAAGGAGAGCTGTCG gtTTTCCCACGGGCAGGTGGTGCCTGTGGAGGAGCTCCAGCCGTTCCAGGAGCCCGACCTGAGCAGTCTGGGGGTGGGCTCAGCCTGCCTGGCCAAGCACAGCGATGGCATCTGGTACACGGCCAAAATCACCG ATGTGGACAGCGGTTACTACACGGTGAAATTTGACTCCCTGCTCCTCAAGGAGGCCGTGCTGGAAGGGGACAGTGTCATTCCCCCCCTGAGAAGTGAAGAGGCTGCTGAATCTGGCGAGTCTGATGAGGACAGTGTGGATGATTCTGGTTATGCCAAAG TGATAGACTCAGGGGTTCCCGAGAACGGGGAAtggagccctgcctgcagctcctcttTTGCTGGCTGGGAGGCCCATACTCGTGGCATTGGCTCCAAACTGCTCGTTCAGATGGGATATGAGTTTGGAAAAG GCTTAGGGAAGAATGGCGAGGGCAgagtggagccagtgcaggcTGTGGTGCTTCCTCGAGGCAAATCCCTGGACCAGTGTGCTGAGGTACTTCAGAAGAAGAAGCAGGGGAAGCTGGAGCCAGGCAAATCGAGGAAAAGCCGAGCAAAGGGAAGCAGCTCCGGGCAGCCGGGCGGGCGTAAGGCCCCGCGCAACGTGTTTGACTTCCTGAACGAGAAACTGCGCGGGAAGAGCGCCGGGGACAAGGCTGGGGGCATGGCTCTgccccagaggagcagcaaagAGATCTACCACGCCAGCAAGagcaccaagaaggccctgagTGTCAGCCTCTTCCAGACCGCGGAGAAGATTGAGCAAACACAGAGGGATATCCTGGGAATCCAGCAGGCCCTGGAGCGCAACATCGGGCG GCACAGcattgctgcagcccagctggagAAGAAGCTGGCTAATGCTCACaagcagctggggcagctgcaggccCAGGAAGCCAGGCTACAGCGGGagcagaagaaagcagagaCCCACAAGAAGATGACTGAGTTCTAG
- the LIME1 gene encoding lck-interacting transmembrane adapter 1, with protein sequence MAAASSEGTAGTQLLPAGTALALLGGLVYLGTLCAACKRKGRKKVAPDGVKLVDEALLCQAQLRSLSKSDTKLHELYRVKVREDVQRPASLDLPGPAAPGGESLHSSGLLHRELPQIPVPEPPAASPAPDQTYSNLLFSPLRKPAPDAVYECLAVGGEGTPVPPMPAGTQLSPPRAVHGAADYACVHKVKKAVSVEVQDGAGAGPSGAQHCWHGTESAPHAKLEEMYSTVCKATKKKSQAPASTPRAVKEAGSGWLPPCQQEGSPAAPGPPDPCYESINDRAWPAQARGPEPDYEAVDMNWKKAAKRDKPGKACVPENLYESVVDVWAGASRKASARTAANGLEVYITNL encoded by the exons atggctgcagccagcagtgaggggacagcagggacccagctgctgccagctggcactgccctggccctgctcggTGGCCTGGTCTACCTGGGCACCCTGTGTGCTGCCTGCAAACG gaagggcaggaagaagGTCGCTCCCGACGGGGTGAAGCTCGTGGATGAG gccctgctgtgccaggcacagctgcgGTCACTCAGCAAGTCGGACACGAAGCTGCACGAGCTGTACCGGGTGAAGGTCAGAGAGGATG TCCAGCGTCCGGCCAGCCTGGATCTCCCCGGTCCCGCGGCCCCTGGAGGGGaatccctgcacagctctggccTCCTGCACCGTGAGCTGCCCCAGATCCCCGTCCCTGAGCCCCCGGCCGCTTCCCCAGCCCCCGACCAGACCTACTCCAACCTGCTCTTCAGCCCGCTGCGGAAACCAGCGCCAGACGCTGTCTATGAGTGCCTGGCCGTGGGGGGAGAGGGCACCCCGGTGCCCCCCATGCCAGCTGGcacccagctgtcccctccacGGGCCGTGCATGGGGCAGCTGACTACGCCTGTGTCCATAAAGTGAAGAAGGCAGTGTCGGTGGAGgtgcaggatggggctggggcaggaccctccggagcacagcactgctggcatgGCACAGAGAGTGCCCCTCATGCCAAG CTGGAGGAGATGTACTCGACGGTGTGCAAAGCCACCAAGAAGAAATCCCAGGCCCCTGCATCAACCCCGAGGGCTGTGAAGGAAGCGGGGTCCGGGTGGCTGCCCCCCTGCCAGCAGGAGGggtccccagcagccccaggtccCCCTGACCCCTGTTACGAGTCCATCAACGACAGAGCATGGCCTGCTCAGGCCCGTGGCCCCGAGCCTGACTACGAGGCTGTGGACATGAACTGGAAGAAGGCAGCAAAACGGGACAAGCCGGGGAAGGCCTGTGTCCCCGAGAACCTGTATGAGAGCGTGGTGGATGTCTGGGCAGGGGCGTCCCGGAAAGCCTCTGCCCGGACAGCAGCCAATGGGCTGGAGGTGTACATCACCAACCTATAG